In the Phycisphaerae bacterium genome, one interval contains:
- a CDS encoding serine/threonine protein kinase, with protein MDQAVTCRLTEEELWSGLDRNAPEILEHVENCPTCQERAGSLRATIAAVASASEPEVCPIPQRIGPYLIQRRLGLGGMGIVYEGEQENPRRLVAVKVVRGGHYVDDYRVRLFQREVETLARLKHPAIAAIYEAGRTADGQHYFAMELVRGMRLNDYVLDRHVPLRQRLELFMKICDAINYAHQRGVIHRDIKPSNILVDAEGNPKILDFGLARITDSEMGATTTGSLVGRIMGTLPYMSPEEARGNPDEIDVRGDVYSLGVILYEMLTGSLPYTVSRQAIPEAIRVICEEVPRRPSQFDRSLRGDLETIILKSLEKERARRYQSPAALAEDVGRFLRNEPILARRTSTLYLTRKFVQRHSIVVALIVLMIAAGAFVQYMSERVQTEANNAALVNSMFNDLATAASFEELARDSRSVGQPEVLDRAAALDRSARLYREALHTYERIVDEGPESVANTARQRLGGVKLGLGQTLIVRGVTAQANARPSAPDFDEAKRLIKDGLDLYEEYKLAIPEAEAGSIISALRMLRRLEEANPPAGDMAEFRDDADLNEAGDFAEGPPAPGGSAPVPEEGGASEPGGDAAANDLLPPAGDLEQAFNLGEIDAMIRRVASLSGQEVPELHTSGTLQ; from the coding sequence ATGGATCAGGCCGTGACATGCCGTTTGACGGAAGAAGAGCTTTGGAGCGGGCTTGATCGGAACGCGCCGGAGATTCTCGAGCACGTTGAAAACTGCCCAACCTGCCAGGAACGTGCCGGATCGTTGCGCGCCACGATTGCCGCAGTTGCGTCTGCATCCGAGCCCGAGGTATGTCCGATTCCGCAGCGCATCGGCCCGTACCTGATCCAGCGCCGACTTGGTCTCGGCGGAATGGGCATTGTCTATGAGGGCGAGCAGGAGAACCCTCGCCGGCTTGTCGCCGTCAAGGTCGTACGCGGAGGCCACTATGTCGACGACTATCGCGTTCGACTCTTCCAGCGCGAAGTGGAGACGCTTGCGAGGCTCAAGCATCCGGCCATCGCGGCGATTTACGAGGCAGGTCGGACGGCAGACGGCCAGCACTACTTTGCGATGGAACTCGTCCGGGGGATGCGGCTCAACGACTACGTCCTGGATCGCCACGTGCCGCTGCGGCAGCGGCTCGAGTTGTTCATGAAGATCTGCGACGCGATCAACTACGCCCACCAGCGCGGGGTGATTCACCGCGACATCAAGCCCAGCAACATTCTCGTGGATGCAGAAGGTAATCCGAAGATTCTTGACTTCGGTCTGGCCCGGATCACGGACTCGGAAATGGGCGCGACCACCACCGGATCACTCGTCGGCCGGATCATGGGCACCCTGCCCTACATGAGCCCGGAAGAAGCCCGGGGAAATCCCGACGAGATCGACGTCCGCGGTGACGTTTACTCGCTCGGCGTCATTCTCTACGAGATGCTCACTGGGAGCCTGCCGTACACTGTCAGCCGGCAGGCCATTCCCGAGGCCATTCGCGTCATCTGCGAGGAAGTGCCACGGCGTCCCAGCCAGTTCGACCGCAGTCTGCGCGGTGATCTGGAGACGATCATCCTGAAATCGCTGGAGAAGGAGCGGGCCCGCCGCTACCAGAGCCCGGCCGCGCTCGCCGAGGATGTCGGGCGATTCCTGCGCAACGAGCCGATCCTGGCGCGGCGGACGAGCACGCTTTACCTCACGCGGAAGTTCGTCCAGCGGCACAGCATCGTCGTGGCCTTGATCGTCCTGATGATAGCAGCCGGCGCGTTCGTCCAATACATGAGCGAGCGCGTTCAAACGGAAGCCAACAATGCTGCGCTGGTGAACAGCATGTTCAACGATCTCGCCACGGCCGCCAGTTTTGAGGAGCTGGCACGCGACTCGCGCAGCGTCGGGCAACCGGAAGTACTGGACAGAGCCGCGGCGCTGGACCGTTCGGCGCGTCTCTACCGTGAGGCTTTGCACACGTACGAGCGAATCGTGGACGAAGGCCCGGAGTCGGTGGCGAACACCGCACGGCAACGGCTGGGAGGCGTAAAGTTGGGTCTGGGCCAGACGCTCATCGTGCGCGGCGTAACCGCTCAGGCGAACGCTCGCCCGAGCGCCCCGGATTTCGATGAGGCCAAACGGCTTATCAAGGACGGGCTGGATCTCTACGAAGAGTACAAACTCGCGATCCCGGAAGCCGAGGCCGGCTCTATCATCAGCGCCTTGCGAATGCTCCGAAGGTTGGAGGAAGCGAACCCGCCAGCCGGTGATATGGCGGAGTTCCGCGACGATGCCGATCTCAATGAAGCCGGGGATTTTGCGGAAGGCCCACCGGCGCCGGGCGGCTCGGCTCCCGTGCCGGAAGAGGGCGGCGCTTCCGAGCCAGGCGGTGACGCGGCGGCCAACGACCTGCTGCCTCCGGCCGGAGACCTCGAACAGGCCTTTAATCTCGGTGAAATCGATGCCATGATACGGCGTGTCGCCTCGCTATCAGGACAAGAGGTGCCCGAACTCCATACCTCGGGCACTTTGCAGTAA
- a CDS encoding sigma-70 family RNA polymerase sigma factor, with product MTSSEWGETAELVEQLRSGGAQAAPIFDRQYRESLVRFCWGYLGDIADAEDAVQEIAFKVLTAENIPDRFRPWLYRVARNHCLNLLRDRARRRDRFELPTDARVRASMTGNLTRLVRDEDKRIVIELVQRLPESQREVLRLRYVEGLSRAEIAEVLELSESVVKSRLFEGLQRLRNSTGSAQDT from the coding sequence ATGACGTCGAGCGAATGGGGAGAAACGGCGGAACTTGTCGAGCAGTTGCGGTCGGGCGGGGCCCAGGCCGCGCCGATCTTCGATCGGCAATATCGCGAGTCCCTCGTGCGATTCTGCTGGGGCTATCTCGGCGACATTGCCGACGCCGAGGATGCCGTGCAGGAAATCGCCTTCAAGGTTCTGACGGCTGAGAATATCCCCGATCGTTTTCGGCCCTGGCTCTACCGCGTCGCGCGAAATCACTGCCTCAACCTTCTTCGGGATCGTGCCCGCCGACGCGATCGTTTTGAGCTTCCCACCGACGCCCGCGTTCGTGCCTCCATGACCGGAAATCTCACGCGTCTTGTGCGGGACGAGGACAAGCGAATCGTGATCGAGCTGGTTCAGCGGTTGCCGGAAAGCCAGCGCGAAGTCCTCCGCTTGCGCTATGTGGAGGGGCTCTCTCGAGCGGAGATCGCGGAAGTGCTGGAACTGTCCGAGTCGGTGGTGAAAAGCAGGCTCTTCGAGGGCCTTCAACGGCTTCGAAACTCTACCGGCAGTGCTCAGGACACTTAG
- a CDS encoding NAD-dependent deacylase, with amino-acid sequence MREVDALNPIEQLAGFLRDARHAVVFTGAGMSTESGISDFRSPGGVWSKHQPVYYDDFMRSRAERVRYWKMRQEMYAEFRGARPNDGHRAIARLEDLGRIVAVITQNIDGLHQDAGSRRVLELHGTNRVVACCVCGKEWAPEVVIARYEAGEEAPDCDHCGGPLKSKTISFGQAMPADVMAEAAGLAAEADLFLSIGSSLVVEPAASLPRIACARGARLVLINRTETPLDGSAELIIRDGIGATLGAVMDRIEA; translated from the coding sequence GTGCGTGAGGTCGATGCATTGAATCCGATCGAACAACTTGCCGGCTTTCTGCGGGACGCCCGCCACGCCGTCGTGTTCACCGGCGCGGGCATGAGCACGGAAAGCGGCATCTCGGACTTCCGCAGTCCCGGCGGCGTATGGTCCAAACATCAACCCGTGTACTACGACGACTTCATGCGCTCGCGGGCGGAAAGGGTCCGGTATTGGAAGATGCGCCAAGAGATGTACGCCGAGTTCCGCGGTGCCAGGCCCAACGATGGCCACCGCGCGATCGCTCGGTTGGAGGACCTCGGCCGCATCGTCGCGGTAATCACGCAGAACATCGACGGCCTGCACCAGGATGCCGGGAGCCGGCGCGTGCTGGAGCTGCACGGCACGAATCGCGTCGTCGCCTGCTGCGTCTGCGGCAAGGAGTGGGCGCCGGAAGTGGTTATCGCCCGGTACGAGGCGGGTGAAGAAGCGCCGGATTGTGACCACTGCGGCGGCCCGCTGAAATCCAAGACGATCTCGTTCGGGCAAGCCATGCCGGCGGACGTCATGGCCGAGGCCGCCGGACTCGCGGCGGAGGCCGATCTGTTTCTTTCAATTGGATCGTCGCTGGTGGTGGAGCCCGCCGCGTCGCTGCCGCGGATCGCTTGCGCTCGAGGTGCCAGGCTCGTCCTCATCAACCGCACCGAAACGCCCCTGGACGGCTCCGCTGAGTTGATCATTCGTGACGGAATCGGCGCCACGCTTGGCGCCGTGATGGACAGGATCGAAGCCTGA
- a CDS encoding N(4)-(beta-N-acetylglucosaminyl)-L-asparaginase codes for MNRIDRREFLGRAAAAAIATGTLAAKSHGQTRVQGIKPARGTGGPVVIASANGIRAVDRAAQMILKNADPLDAVIAGVNLVEEDPDDITVGLGGLPNEDGVVELDSSVMHGPTCRAGAVAALHNIVYPSRVARVVMERTDHVLLVGEGALRFARAHGFEETNLLTDRARKLWLEWKEGLSNEDDWLPPADSRQGAAPIEHAKRHYGTINCCAVTPGGDLGGVTTTSGLAFKIPGRVGDSPIIGAGLYVDNEVGAAGATGRGEAVIKICGAHTVVEGMRHGMSPAEACRSALKRIVATTTEKRLLDSQGRPNFDVKFYAVAKDGRFGSASIWSGGQCAVFEGGRARLEEAGYLYERTK; via the coding sequence ATGAACCGGATTGATCGGCGTGAGTTCCTCGGGCGGGCAGCGGCTGCCGCAATTGCGACGGGAACCCTGGCGGCCAAGTCCCACGGACAGACAAGAGTCCAGGGAATCAAACCCGCCCGCGGGACCGGGGGCCCGGTCGTGATCGCCAGCGCAAACGGCATCCGCGCCGTCGACCGCGCCGCGCAGATGATTCTCAAGAACGCAGACCCGCTGGATGCCGTGATCGCCGGCGTGAACCTCGTCGAGGAAGATCCGGACGACATCACCGTGGGGCTCGGCGGTCTGCCCAACGAAGACGGCGTGGTCGAGCTGGACTCCAGCGTGATGCACGGCCCGACCTGCCGGGCGGGGGCGGTCGCGGCGCTGCACAATATCGTCTACCCCTCCCGCGTCGCGCGCGTGGTCATGGAGCGCACCGACCACGTCCTGCTCGTGGGCGAGGGAGCGTTGCGTTTCGCCCGGGCACACGGCTTCGAGGAAACGAATCTGCTCACCGATCGCGCGAGGAAGCTCTGGCTGGAATGGAAAGAAGGCCTCTCGAACGAGGACGACTGGCTGCCGCCGGCGGACAGTCGCCAGGGCGCGGCGCCCATCGAGCATGCCAAGCGCCATTACGGGACGATCAACTGCTGTGCCGTCACGCCGGGGGGAGATCTCGGCGGCGTGACCACGACGAGCGGGCTCGCATTCAAGATCCCGGGACGCGTGGGCGACTCCCCCATCATCGGAGCCGGGCTGTACGTGGACAACGAAGTCGGCGCGGCCGGCGCGACGGGACGCGGCGAAGCGGTCATCAAGATCTGCGGAGCACACACCGTCGTCGAGGGAATGCGTCACGGAATGAGCCCGGCCGAGGCATGCCGATCGGCGCTCAAGCGCATCGTGGCAACGACCACGGAGAAACGGCTGCTGGATTCCCAGGGGCGCCCGAACTTCGACGTGAAGTTCTACGCCGTGGCGAAGGACGGTCGATTCGGTTCGGCCTCGATCTGGTCCGGGGGGCAATGTGCGGTGTTCGAAGGGGGACGCGCGCGGCTGGAGGAAGCCGGGTATCTTTACGAGCGGACGAAATGA
- a CDS encoding zinc metallopeptidase — protein sequence MFDPMYFIIVGPAILLAMWAQAAVSSAFAKGKRRAARSGLSGAETAQRILNYYGISDVAVEPIRTQLGDHYDPKHKVLRLSPDVYHGRSLAALGVAAHEVGHAIQHASGYAPLTMRNLIVPLASTGSQLSFLLIIGGLILSYMQIGLGMPVALAGLILFGAVVLFQIVNLPVEFNASSRARAILLDNNMITREEDVVVGKVLNAAAMTYVAATITALAQMIYFAMLVFGRRN from the coding sequence ATGTTCGACCCGATGTATTTCATCATCGTCGGCCCGGCCATCCTGTTGGCCATGTGGGCCCAAGCGGCGGTGAGTTCCGCATTTGCCAAGGGGAAGCGTCGCGCGGCGCGGAGCGGTTTAAGCGGGGCCGAGACCGCCCAGCGGATCCTGAACTACTACGGGATCAGCGATGTCGCCGTGGAGCCCATCCGGACGCAACTCGGCGACCATTACGATCCAAAGCATAAGGTGCTGCGACTGAGCCCGGATGTGTATCACGGGCGGTCGCTGGCGGCGCTCGGCGTGGCTGCGCACGAAGTCGGACATGCCATTCAACACGCCAGCGGTTACGCTCCGCTGACGATGCGCAACCTGATCGTGCCGCTCGCCTCTACGGGCAGCCAATTGTCGTTCCTGCTGATCATTGGCGGGCTGATCTTGTCGTACATGCAGATCGGGCTGGGCATGCCCGTGGCCTTGGCGGGCCTGATCCTATTCGGAGCGGTCGTGCTCTTTCAGATCGTGAACCTGCCGGTGGAGTTCAACGCGTCCAGCCGCGCCCGCGCGATCCTGCTCGATAACAACATGATCACGCGTGAAGAGGATGTGGTGGTTGGCAAGGTACTCAACGCGGCCGCCATGACCTACGTGGCCGCCACGATCACGGCGCTGGCGCAGATGATCTACTTCGCCATGCTGGTCTTCGGCCGCCGGAACTGA
- a CDS encoding MiaB/RimO family radical SAM methylthiotransferase produces the protein MGWKYRVSTLGCKVNQYESQQVREILESLGGKPALQGEQASIAVVNTCAVTTNALRRSGQEVRRLLGGPAEQIVVFGCGASADADRFRRIDGVDAVWGHGTDLRKSLCLLLEARPPVSSGTPSSENNHVAHDAGDNIPGQAIGTRTTSGLATPGPATHDRRLRQAPPIHPLPIIPLEDEGVKAGTPIGLIRRFDRHQRAFLKIQDGCDAHCTYCIIPRLRPDLRSKSVHDAVAEARQLVAAGHREIVLTGIFLGAYGRETALRRRIHRHDAPLAELVDALAQVEGLARLRLSSLEPGDVGHALLDVLRRHENCVPHLHLPLQSGSEDVLRRMNRQYDRENFHEMVERVRTKLQRPAISTDVIVGFPGESEGDFAKTLETARFAGFIKIHAFPFSPRAGTAAARWQRQFIRSDVVRERMNRLAELERELSLTFRQQAVGSVERVIVESTAGDGDEGPPGHSSVRPAPVNSEVLAQGRTDRYFRVHFPSGRAIPGNLVRVRIQRATPTRTHGTVVTSRPDRPPDIERATHLSIHVG, from the coding sequence ATGGGCTGGAAGTATCGGGTGAGCACACTCGGCTGTAAAGTTAATCAGTACGAGTCGCAACAGGTTCGCGAGATCCTCGAGTCGCTCGGGGGCAAGCCCGCTCTCCAAGGCGAGCAGGCTTCCATCGCCGTCGTGAACACCTGTGCAGTCACCACGAACGCGCTGCGCCGCAGCGGGCAGGAGGTTCGACGCCTCCTGGGTGGACCGGCCGAGCAAATCGTCGTCTTTGGCTGCGGCGCCTCGGCCGACGCGGATCGCTTTCGCCGTATCGACGGCGTCGACGCCGTCTGGGGGCACGGAACCGATCTTCGGAAGAGCCTTTGCCTGCTGTTGGAAGCGCGTCCGCCGGTAAGCTCCGGCACGCCGTCTTCGGAGAACAATCACGTCGCGCATGACGCCGGGGATAACATACCTGGGCAGGCAATTGGAACGAGGACCACATCAGGCTTGGCGACGCCCGGTCCGGCGACCCACGACCGACGATTGCGGCAAGCTCCGCCGATACATCCACTTCCGATTATTCCGCTCGAAGATGAGGGTGTCAAGGCGGGCACCCCGATCGGATTGATCCGCCGTTTCGATCGGCACCAGCGCGCCTTCCTCAAAATCCAGGACGGCTGCGACGCGCATTGCACCTACTGCATCATTCCCCGGTTGCGCCCGGACTTGCGCTCCAAGTCAGTTCATGATGCCGTAGCCGAGGCGCGGCAACTGGTCGCCGCGGGTCATCGCGAAATCGTCCTGACCGGCATTTTCCTCGGCGCCTACGGGCGGGAGACGGCCCTGCGGCGCCGCATTCACCGCCATGACGCACCCCTGGCCGAACTCGTCGATGCCCTCGCTCAGGTCGAAGGACTTGCGCGGCTGCGGCTTTCGAGCTTGGAGCCCGGCGACGTCGGCCACGCCCTCCTCGACGTTCTCCGCCGTCACGAGAATTGCGTCCCCCACCTGCATCTGCCGCTGCAATCCGGCAGCGAAGACGTGCTTCGGCGAATGAACCGCCAGTATGACCGGGAAAACTTCCACGAGATGGTCGAGCGGGTTCGGACAAAGCTCCAACGGCCTGCAATCTCCACGGACGTGATCGTGGGATTCCCTGGAGAAAGCGAAGGCGACTTTGCAAAGACGCTCGAAACCGCGCGATTTGCCGGGTTCATCAAGATCCACGCCTTTCCCTTCAGCCCACGCGCAGGAACCGCGGCCGCGCGCTGGCAGCGACAGTTTATTCGGTCCGATGTCGTGCGGGAGCGGATGAATCGGTTGGCGGAGCTGGAACGCGAGCTGTCGCTGACGTTCCGGCAACAGGCGGTGGGATCCGTGGAGCGCGTGATTGTTGAATCGACGGCGGGCGATGGCGACGAAGGACCGCCGGGGCACTCCTCAGTCCGTCCCGCGCCTGTGAATTCCGAGGTGCTGGCCCAAGGCCGGACCGATCGCTACTTCCGCGTCCACTTCCCGTCCGGAAGGGCAATTCCCGGCAACCTGGTTCGCGTACGGATCCAACGCGCGACACCGACGCGAACGCATGGAACGGTTGTGACTTCCAGGCCCGACCGCCCCCCGGACATCGAACGCGCAACCCACCTGAGCATCCACGTCGGATAA
- the pilM gene encoding type IV pilus assembly protein PilM: MATPQTAWGIDLGRAALKAVKLRLGTDGAVEVVAADLIEHAQILTQPDADRTELISSALEKFLSRNDISKDRVVVSVAGQNTLARFTKLPPVAPKRIPDIVRYEADQQIPFDMDEVIWDYQTFQAEGLPDIEVGIFAMKRELLREHLLYFEQAAIEPVAVQTTPLAVYNTGFYSELISEQTTILLDVGAENTDLVIATRNGLWTRTIAIGGNRFTEALVKAFKLSFGKAEALKRSADTSKYRRQIFQAMRPVFSDLVQELQRSIGFYSSTHRDAEIDRVIGLGAGFQLSGLNKYITQNLGIETEVPKSFAKLSVPAPIPAMEFQPAFAAAIGLALQGIDQARVTSNLLPVEIAKQIVWRKKKPTFAAAAACLVLAGGIVWFRQTSDMRALASGAREAEQVRVAGVDDAVNVINNGPPPSLGDRAKAAEVNQAGDILRKELSDLRGQGVSERSTTETLVQLQENKVLIPRIMEVVHQSLPQPDPVLASADTGPELAEKIKEGGPPRSQRRIVRIQSMDIQYTSDIHLLIWPNLVEAPPPLLPQEEIKPGMWLRITCRTPNAGGAAFINENFIKPLRENGRKPGQGFYFDRINLVDGRKLEAELEAPASPFGRPGSRGVDETLKYDPVTNELWTDDWEFSINADVVLSDIPEEFLEVAESPEGEPGSEGTEGG, encoded by the coding sequence ATGGCTACTCCCCAAACCGCATGGGGCATTGATCTGGGACGCGCCGCCCTCAAGGCCGTCAAGCTGCGACTCGGGACCGACGGCGCCGTCGAGGTCGTCGCGGCCGACCTGATCGAACACGCCCAGATCCTGACGCAGCCTGACGCCGATCGAACGGAGCTGATCAGCAGCGCTCTGGAGAAGTTCCTTTCGCGCAATGACATCTCCAAGGATCGGGTGGTCGTCAGCGTTGCCGGACAAAACACCCTCGCCCGATTCACGAAGTTGCCGCCGGTCGCACCGAAGCGAATCCCGGACATCGTCCGTTACGAGGCGGACCAACAGATTCCATTCGATATGGACGAGGTCATCTGGGACTATCAGACCTTCCAGGCCGAGGGTCTGCCTGACATCGAAGTCGGCATCTTTGCCATGAAGCGCGAGCTGCTTCGGGAGCATCTGCTTTACTTTGAGCAGGCCGCCATCGAGCCCGTCGCCGTTCAGACCACGCCCCTGGCCGTGTACAACACCGGGTTCTATTCGGAGCTGATCTCGGAGCAGACGACCATTCTCCTCGACGTCGGCGCCGAGAATACCGACCTGGTGATCGCCACGCGCAATGGGCTGTGGACGCGAACCATCGCCATCGGCGGCAACCGTTTCACCGAAGCCCTGGTCAAGGCGTTCAAGCTTTCCTTCGGCAAAGCCGAGGCCTTGAAGCGCTCCGCGGACACCAGCAAGTATCGGCGTCAGATCTTCCAGGCCATGCGGCCCGTATTCTCCGACCTTGTGCAGGAACTCCAGCGTTCCATCGGCTTCTATTCATCGACGCACCGCGACGCCGAGATTGACCGCGTGATCGGTCTGGGCGCCGGGTTCCAGCTCTCGGGATTGAACAAGTACATCACGCAGAACCTGGGGATCGAGACCGAAGTTCCCAAGAGCTTCGCGAAACTGAGCGTGCCCGCTCCGATTCCGGCGATGGAGTTTCAGCCGGCGTTTGCCGCGGCTATCGGCCTCGCGTTGCAGGGAATCGACCAAGCCCGCGTGACCAGCAATCTTTTGCCCGTCGAGATCGCCAAGCAGATTGTGTGGCGCAAGAAAAAGCCCACCTTCGCGGCAGCGGCGGCTTGTCTGGTTCTGGCCGGCGGGATCGTCTGGTTCCGCCAGACTTCGGATATGCGGGCGCTGGCATCGGGGGCGCGGGAGGCCGAGCAAGTTCGCGTGGCGGGCGTCGACGACGCCGTCAACGTCATCAACAACGGCCCGCCGCCGAGTCTTGGGGATCGCGCCAAGGCCGCCGAAGTCAACCAGGCCGGAGACATCCTCCGCAAGGAACTCAGCGACCTGCGCGGACAGGGCGTCAGCGAGCGCAGCACCACGGAGACCCTGGTCCAGCTTCAGGAAAACAAGGTTCTTATTCCGCGCATCATGGAAGTCGTACACCAGTCCCTTCCCCAGCCGGACCCGGTACTGGCATCGGCGGATACCGGTCCGGAGCTCGCGGAGAAGATCAAGGAAGGGGGGCCGCCTCGGTCCCAGCGGCGCATCGTGCGGATTCAGTCGATGGATATCCAGTATACGTCGGACATCCACCTGCTGATCTGGCCCAATCTTGTCGAGGCACCGCCGCCGCTCCTTCCGCAAGAGGAGATCAAGCCGGGCATGTGGTTGCGTATCACCTGCCGAACGCCCAATGCCGGCGGTGCCGCGTTTATCAATGAGAATTTCATCAAACCGTTACGCGAGAACGGCCGGAAGCCCGGGCAAGGCTTCTATTTCGACCGCATCAACCTGGTCGACGGACGCAAGCTCGAGGCGGAGCTGGAGGCGCCTGCCAGCCCCTTCGGTCGTCCGGGCTCCCGCGGGGTGGATGAGACCTTGAAGTACGATCCGGTTACGAACGAGCTTTGGACGGACGATTGGGAATTCAGCATCAATGCGGACGTGGTCCTTTCGGATATTCCCGAAGAGTTCCTCGAGGTGGCGGAATCTCCGGAAGGGGAACCGGGAAGTGAGGGCACCGAGGGCGGTTGA